A window of Exiguobacterium sp. FSL W8-0210 contains these coding sequences:
- a CDS encoding SDR family NAD(P)-dependent oxidoreductase, with protein MNHVNQTVIITGAANGIGAELARTYAAHGANVVLADIDQMTGDELVQQIEEDGGTAYFYHLDIQHEKDVQLLIEKAIEHTGRIDIVINNAGIMIRKPLLELSLEEWDRVHHTNLRSIFLTTKAATPYLKQSKSGGRIVNLASTRAFMSEPHTESYASTKGGIFALTHALAVSLGEDGILVNAIAPGWIETGDYQELSPEDHSQHPAGRVGKPSDVARAALYLTHPDNDFLTGETLVLDGGMTRKMIYEE; from the coding sequence ATGAATCATGTTAATCAAACCGTCATCATTACGGGAGCCGCGAATGGCATTGGTGCAGAACTCGCCCGCACCTACGCTGCGCATGGCGCAAATGTCGTTCTTGCTGACATCGATCAGATGACAGGAGACGAATTAGTTCAACAAATTGAAGAAGATGGTGGGACGGCTTACTTCTATCACCTCGATATCCAACACGAAAAAGACGTTCAACTGTTGATTGAGAAAGCGATTGAACATACTGGTCGTATCGACATCGTCATCAATAACGCCGGTATCATGATTCGAAAACCCTTACTCGAATTGTCACTTGAGGAATGGGATCGGGTTCATCATACGAACCTGCGTAGTATCTTTTTAACGACTAAGGCCGCTACACCTTATTTGAAACAAAGTAAAAGTGGTGGTCGGATCGTCAACCTGGCTTCGACCCGCGCCTTCATGTCGGAACCGCATACAGAATCTTATGCATCGACGAAAGGTGGCATTTTTGCTCTGACCCATGCACTTGCTGTCTCACTCGGAGAAGACGGAATTCTCGTCAACGCGATTGCTCCTGGTTGGATTGAAACCGGTGACTATCAAGAATTATCACCTGAAGATCATAGTCAACATCCAGCTGGTCGCGTCGGAAAACCAAGTGATGTCGCTCGTGCGGCTCTCTATCTAACACACCCGGATAACGATTTCTTGACGGGCGAAACACTGGTCCTAGACGGTGGGATGACACGAAAGATGATTTATGAAGAATGA
- a CDS encoding NADP-dependent oxidoreductase — translation MSEQRIVLAARPNGKPTGETFRYESFELAELKEGQVALESLYISVDPYMRGRMNDARSYSQPFEIDEPIHGGVVARVIESKSEGLKSGDVVVGMLDWATKAVVDAKTVRKIDEQIAPISTALGVLGMTGMTAYFGLLDIGNPQPGETVVVSAAAGAVGSIVGQIAKIKGARVVGIAGSDEKLQHLKADLGFDEVINYKTEDIREALDRTCPDGIDVYFENVGGEIGDAVLDRLNPFARVPVCGAISGYNAQQDIGPRVQSKLIIARARMQGFLVGDYGKRFKEAAEQLGQWVSEGKLQYEETIFEGFDRVPDAFLGLFDGSNTGKLLVKVK, via the coding sequence ATGTCAGAACAACGTATCGTATTAGCAGCACGACCAAACGGAAAACCAACAGGGGAAACATTCCGCTATGAATCATTCGAGTTAGCAGAGCTGAAGGAAGGACAAGTCGCACTAGAGTCACTCTATATCTCGGTCGATCCATATATGCGGGGTCGTATGAACGATGCGCGTTCTTATTCGCAACCATTTGAGATTGATGAACCGATTCACGGAGGTGTCGTAGCACGTGTCATCGAGTCTAAAAGTGAAGGGCTCAAGTCAGGTGATGTCGTTGTTGGGATGCTCGATTGGGCAACAAAAGCAGTCGTCGATGCAAAAACCGTTCGTAAAATCGATGAGCAGATCGCACCTATTTCAACAGCACTCGGTGTTCTCGGAATGACAGGGATGACAGCGTATTTCGGATTGCTTGATATCGGGAATCCACAACCAGGGGAAACGGTCGTCGTATCGGCAGCAGCAGGGGCTGTTGGATCGATCGTTGGTCAAATCGCTAAAATCAAAGGCGCACGTGTCGTCGGAATCGCAGGAAGTGACGAAAAGTTACAACACTTAAAAGCAGATCTTGGTTTTGATGAAGTCATCAATTATAAAACGGAAGACATCCGGGAAGCGTTAGACCGGACATGTCCAGACGGCATCGATGTCTATTTTGAAAACGTCGGTGGGGAAATCGGTGATGCAGTTCTTGATCGACTCAATCCATTCGCGCGGGTACCAGTCTGCGGTGCCATTTCTGGATATAACGCACAACAGGACATCGGTCCACGTGTTCAATCGAAATTAATCATCGCGCGTGCGCGCATGCAAGGTTTCTTAGTGGGTGATTATGGCAAACGATTCAAGGAAGCGGCTGAGCAACTTGGTCAATGGGTTAGTGAAGGGAAGTTACAATACGAAGAGACGATCTTTGAAGGATTCGATCGTGTACCAGATGCGTTCCTCGGATTGTTCGATGGTTCAAATACAGGGAAACTATTAGTAAAAGTGAAGTAA
- a CDS encoding PTS transporter subunit IIC has product MDSSILRQPRQFAVHVLNGLSIGILVALIPGALLGELAKALLPYVSGAQHVLDATTLAMRLLPMMIGVAVAMQFKVTPIATTSIGLATVVGSGVATRADATFVFVGTGDVINAGLTAAVATAIVLLIGERFKTYTVLVMPTILIVGAGGIGVLTYPFVTRITTAIGHVISDFTALQPVLMGILIAITFSVLIVSPLSTVGIATAISLSGVAAGAANLGVCAAGFGLAIAGWQANSRGTSIAHFLGSPKIQMANFIRNPLMILPVMCSAAILGALAGMLGVQGTPFSAGFGMSGLIGPINALHLMSGGWTLFNMTFVLGLFIVLPVILCLLFHLLFRRFRPWMSAEPYRLDFE; this is encoded by the coding sequence ATGGATTCATCTATTTTGCGTCAGCCGCGTCAATTCGCCGTTCATGTTTTAAACGGACTCAGTATCGGAATTCTCGTTGCCCTTATTCCAGGAGCACTACTCGGTGAACTCGCTAAGGCATTGTTGCCATACGTATCCGGTGCCCAGCATGTTCTAGATGCCACCACACTCGCGATGCGCCTTTTGCCGATGATGATTGGTGTTGCCGTAGCCATGCAATTTAAAGTGACACCGATTGCGACCACGTCGATTGGACTCGCGACGGTCGTTGGCTCAGGCGTTGCAACTCGTGCAGATGCGACCTTCGTTTTCGTCGGCACGGGCGACGTCATCAATGCCGGACTGACGGCAGCTGTTGCGACGGCAATCGTCTTATTGATCGGTGAACGTTTCAAGACGTATACGGTGCTTGTCATGCCAACGATTTTGATTGTCGGTGCCGGTGGGATTGGTGTATTGACGTATCCATTCGTGACACGGATCACGACAGCGATCGGACATGTCATCTCAGACTTTACGGCACTTCAACCCGTCTTAATGGGTATTCTGATTGCGATTACTTTTTCCGTACTGATCGTCTCTCCGCTTTCAACGGTCGGTATTGCGACAGCCATCAGTTTGTCAGGTGTTGCCGCCGGAGCTGCGAATCTAGGCGTCTGTGCCGCCGGATTCGGTCTTGCAATTGCCGGGTGGCAAGCCAATTCGCGCGGAACGTCGATTGCTCATTTTCTTGGTTCTCCTAAAATCCAGATGGCGAACTTCATCCGTAATCCCTTGATGATCCTACCTGTCATGTGTAGTGCTGCTATCCTGGGCGCACTAGCAGGAATGCTCGGCGTCCAAGGTACACCGTTCAGTGCCGGTTTCGGGATGTCTGGATTAATCGGTCCGATCAATGCGTTACATCTGATGTCAGGAGGCTGGACATTGTTCAACATGACATTCGTTCTCGGATTATTCATCGTCTTGCCCGTCATTCTTTGTCTATTGTTCCATTTGCTCTTCCGGAGATTCCGTCCATGGATGAGTGCAGAGCCATACCGACTGGATTTTGAGTAA
- a CDS encoding BMP family lipoprotein has translation MKRWSGIILASTLSLAGCGSVIDDPERAVKERKEMAVVLSDVGLGDQSFSDAAMSGMALLREKEGWSIDYRELNETKTYKTAFETLAKKKPTVIVGLGYMGQTDLETVAKKYPKQQFALIDAVSTLPNVLSVTFKEDEGSYLAGAAAGIQTKTNTIGFVGGMKSPLIEKFEKGYIAGAKAVNPKTKVLVEYAEDFAAPEKGRTLANEMMQKKADVLYAAAGLTGSGVLEAAQTKGKKAIGVDSDQTPIAPDAVMTSMLKQVDLAITKIGQDVDAKGLQSGQVVLGVKEGAIQLAPIRNTNFTDGERKKLEQLQQDVLEGKVTIQ, from the coding sequence ATGAAACGATGGAGTGGAATCATACTGGCATCGACACTAAGCCTTGCAGGATGCGGTAGTGTCATCGATGATCCAGAACGGGCAGTCAAGGAGCGAAAAGAAATGGCGGTCGTCTTATCGGATGTTGGTCTTGGCGATCAATCATTCAGCGATGCAGCGATGAGCGGTATGGCGTTGTTACGGGAGAAGGAAGGCTGGTCGATCGATTACCGGGAATTAAACGAAACGAAGACCTATAAAACAGCATTTGAAACGTTAGCGAAAAAGAAGCCGACCGTTATCGTCGGACTCGGCTACATGGGGCAGACAGATCTTGAGACCGTTGCTAAAAAATATCCGAAACAACAATTCGCCTTGATTGATGCCGTCTCGACGTTACCGAACGTACTCTCGGTTACGTTCAAAGAGGACGAAGGAAGCTACTTAGCGGGTGCCGCTGCAGGAATCCAAACCAAGACGAATACGATTGGTTTCGTCGGTGGGATGAAGTCGCCTTTGATTGAGAAGTTCGAAAAAGGATACATAGCTGGCGCTAAAGCCGTCAATCCGAAAACAAAGGTACTCGTCGAATATGCGGAGGACTTTGCGGCGCCCGAAAAGGGACGGACGCTTGCAAACGAAATGATGCAGAAAAAGGCAGACGTGTTATATGCAGCTGCTGGGTTAACAGGGAGCGGCGTCCTTGAGGCAGCGCAAACGAAGGGGAAAAAAGCTATCGGTGTTGATAGCGATCAGACCCCGATCGCGCCTGACGCAGTCATGACGTCGATGCTAAAACAAGTTGATCTTGCGATTACGAAAATCGGACAAGATGTGGATGCAAAAGGACTCCAATCTGGACAAGTCGTCCTTGGTGTCAAAGAAGGGGCAATCCAGTTGGCTCCAATCCGTAATACGAACTTTACGGACGGGGAACGAAAAAAATTAGAGCAGCTGCAACAAGATGTGCTCGAAGGTAAGGTGACGATCCAATGA
- the rarD gene encoding EamA family transporter RarD, with translation MNLPGFFATLVAYIIWGLLPLYWKMLANVPSEEILAHRIIWSFLFLLILLSFQKALGKWKTALRDPFTRRLFFLNGLIISLNWFIYIWAVNHQFIVEASLGYYINPLVSIVFGVFFFREKLSRIEWISIVLATIGVLILTIGYGEFPWISIALALSFGFYGVVKKRRPLESTVSLTLETMAPLPLALIFLGYWQVQGTSSMTESVGTTTGLILTGIVTAVPLLLFGFGAQRIPFTWVGFLQFVAPTLSLGLGVLLYHEPFTKTHMVAFTCIWTAAIVFTLNGVWIRKKQLRKVA, from the coding sequence GTGAATCTACCAGGATTCTTTGCGACGCTTGTCGCGTATATCATTTGGGGACTCTTACCGCTCTACTGGAAGATGCTCGCCAATGTACCGAGTGAAGAGATACTGGCACACCGGATCATCTGGTCATTCTTATTTCTGCTCATCTTATTATCATTTCAAAAAGCGCTTGGGAAGTGGAAGACGGCGCTGCGCGATCCGTTCACGCGCCGACTCTTTTTCTTAAACGGACTGATCATCAGTCTGAACTGGTTCATCTATATCTGGGCCGTCAATCACCAATTCATTGTCGAGGCATCACTTGGCTATTATATCAACCCGCTCGTCAGCATCGTCTTTGGTGTCTTCTTCTTTCGGGAAAAGCTTTCACGGATCGAGTGGATCTCGATTGTCCTTGCAACGATCGGTGTCTTGATTTTGACGATTGGCTACGGCGAGTTTCCATGGATTTCGATCGCACTTGCCTTAAGCTTCGGCTTTTACGGCGTCGTCAAAAAGCGGCGACCACTCGAATCAACGGTCAGTCTGACGCTCGAGACGATGGCGCCGCTTCCGCTTGCTTTAATTTTCCTCGGCTATTGGCAAGTACAAGGGACGTCTTCGATGACCGAATCTGTCGGTACGACGACCGGACTCATCTTGACCGGGATTGTCACCGCTGTTCCACTTTTGTTATTCGGATTCGGGGCACAACGGATTCCGTTCACATGGGTCGGATTCCTCCAATTCGTCGCACCAACCTTGTCGCTTGGACTCGGTGTTTTGCTCTATCATGAACCGTTTACTAAAACACACATGGTGGCGTTTACATGTATTTGGACAGCAGCGATTGTCTTTACACTCAATGGAGTCTGGATTCGAAAAAAACAGCTTCGAAAAGTCGCGTAA
- a CDS encoding YkvA family protein yields the protein MKFSNQQLEKQQNQYAEDAKDYIDRPKKTNSLLQRATAKVNGNSRLSVVFSPLTLFVDMIRAYQSGEYRNIRRTTILKVIGALVYLVSPIDLVPDFVLGFGFADDIAVILFVTKTVFEELTRFSDWQDEQQKRRTQPLQSEDAY from the coding sequence ATGAAATTCTCGAATCAACAATTAGAAAAACAACAAAATCAATATGCCGAAGATGCAAAAGATTATATTGATCGCCCGAAAAAGACGAACTCGCTGTTACAACGAGCAACTGCAAAGGTAAACGGGAACTCTCGTTTGTCCGTCGTCTTTTCACCGTTGACGTTGTTCGTCGATATGATTCGCGCGTACCAGTCAGGTGAATACCGTAACATTCGTCGTACGACGATCTTAAAAGTAATCGGCGCATTGGTTTATCTCGTGTCACCAATTGACCTCGTACCTGATTTCGTACTCGGATTTGGATTTGCAGACGATATCGCGGTCATCCTTTTCGTCACGAAAACAGTCTTTGAAGAATTGACACGTTTCAGCGACTGGCAAGATGAACAACAAAAACGTCGTACGCAACCATTGCAAAGCGAGGATGCGTATTGA
- a CDS encoding HAD family hydrolase — MAIILFDIDGTLIDSTEQMTEAIHRAMEDMPHLPKPSQESVQASYGLAGSAFWRKAIPEASEEDIRLIRKKRHGHLEETMAEQNVLFDGIRSLLEALVSAGHTISTASNCGNHYLNLVLDSQKIRSFFTSPKCLESVKGKEKADILRAHREEFGEESYWMIGDRSSDVEAARKENMPVVLCQYGFGTQSEWDSADHVIETPLDLLTVIK; from the coding sequence ATGGCAATTATCTTATTCGATATTGACGGTACATTGATTGACTCAACGGAACAAATGACAGAAGCAATCCATCGGGCGATGGAGGACATGCCGCATCTTCCAAAACCTTCGCAAGAAAGTGTTCAGGCAAGCTACGGTCTTGCAGGAAGCGCCTTTTGGCGAAAAGCGATTCCGGAAGCCTCAGAAGAGGATATTCGGTTGATTCGAAAAAAAAGACATGGTCACCTAGAAGAGACGATGGCAGAACAGAATGTCTTGTTTGACGGAATTCGATCCTTATTAGAAGCGCTAGTGTCTGCGGGACATACCATTTCAACAGCGAGTAATTGTGGCAACCACTATCTTAACCTTGTGCTGGATAGCCAGAAAATTCGTTCGTTTTTCACGAGTCCGAAATGCTTAGAATCCGTCAAAGGGAAAGAAAAAGCGGATATCTTGCGAGCACACCGTGAGGAGTTTGGGGAAGAGTCCTACTGGATGATCGGGGATCGGTCTTCCGATGTTGAAGCGGCCCGTAAGGAAAACATGCCGGTCGTCTTATGCCAGTATGGTTTTGGGACACAATCCGAGTGGGATTCGGCGGACCATGTCATCGAGACACCGCTTGACTTACTGACAGTGATCAAATAA
- a CDS encoding methyl-accepting chemotaxis protein, translated as MTLRKRFLLSTLVTILSVVILMGWTLFQLRQIQSYDEDYGKQLVEISELETKLLYEQAAWNRLASQPSESQAEQVQALSRKNEQALNQLQKTYLIPAFQEELNRADMKYKTLAAKRTELTDAVNPIDIRSHAARIEGVLSDLYTLHTKNGEFYDVLQREEKDETLNLTRTVLIATFLLLIGLALYNWYFARSITRPICRVVRTAEQISDGDLSQELVVSGRKDEIGRLETAVAQMQGTLHEVIGTISRSSNTIRQMSTEATTENANIVEVSGNMTHAINEMASGTQTVSDDIQTTVSTMSDMQQLFEESEQRAQTAYAEGQAADHVMVQSSSVMEQQARSLRASTEQNRELGQKLEGFLEQTKQIEQMAQLVAGVSAQTNLLSLNAAIEAARAGEAGRGFAVVASEVKKLADETNEATRSIFSLVRSIRQDGAVLQEALVQAEREQTNQVENFTHVQQAFGETRQKVASVTETLDYVTKQLVHSKQQARHVVGQVSTVSGVMEELAAGNEEIAASMRDQQASFEQIHQLMQELESTTTSLDSQTHQFKI; from the coding sequence ATGACGTTACGGAAACGATTTTTACTCTCAACATTAGTGACGATTTTGAGTGTCGTCATCTTGATGGGATGGACCTTGTTCCAACTCCGTCAAATTCAATCCTATGACGAAGACTACGGGAAACAACTCGTTGAAATTTCAGAACTCGAAACGAAGCTCTTATATGAACAGGCAGCATGGAACCGACTGGCAAGCCAACCGTCTGAGAGTCAGGCGGAGCAGGTTCAGGCTCTTAGTAGGAAGAACGAGCAAGCTTTGAATCAGCTACAGAAGACATATTTGATTCCAGCGTTTCAAGAAGAGTTGAACCGGGCGGATATGAAGTATAAGACGCTCGCTGCAAAACGGACGGAACTGACGGACGCGGTGAATCCGATTGACATTCGCTCCCATGCTGCACGAATCGAAGGTGTCCTTAGTGATCTCTATACGTTACATACGAAAAATGGGGAGTTTTATGATGTCTTACAACGTGAGGAAAAAGACGAGACATTGAATTTGACGCGGACCGTCCTAATCGCGACATTCCTCCTCCTGATTGGTCTAGCGTTATACAATTGGTACTTCGCACGTAGTATCACGCGACCGATCTGCCGTGTCGTCCGGACAGCAGAGCAAATTTCGGATGGAGACTTGTCACAGGAACTGGTCGTATCCGGTCGAAAAGATGAGATTGGTCGACTCGAGACGGCTGTTGCGCAGATGCAAGGAACTTTACATGAGGTCATCGGAACGATCAGTCGCTCGTCGAACACGATTCGTCAGATGAGTACGGAAGCGACGACGGAGAACGCGAACATCGTCGAAGTTTCTGGTAACATGACCCATGCGATTAATGAGATGGCGAGTGGTACACAAACGGTGTCGGACGATATCCAGACGACAGTCAGTACGATGTCCGATATGCAACAGCTCTTCGAGGAGAGTGAACAACGTGCACAAACCGCTTATGCAGAAGGACAAGCGGCCGATCACGTGATGGTTCAAAGTAGTTCCGTCATGGAACAGCAAGCACGGTCACTTCGCGCGTCAACAGAACAAAATCGCGAACTCGGTCAGAAACTGGAAGGTTTCTTAGAACAGACGAAACAAATCGAGCAGATGGCACAACTCGTCGCGGGAGTCTCTGCGCAGACGAATTTATTGTCACTCAATGCGGCTATCGAGGCTGCACGGGCTGGGGAAGCCGGTCGTGGATTTGCCGTCGTGGCAAGTGAAGTCAAAAAGTTAGCGGACGAGACAAATGAGGCGACACGCTCGATCTTCTCACTCGTCCGTTCGATTCGTCAGGACGGGGCTGTCTTACAAGAAGCACTCGTGCAAGCGGAGCGGGAGCAGACGAACCAGGTCGAGAACTTTACGCACGTCCAGCAAGCATTCGGTGAGACGCGTCAAAAAGTAGCGAGTGTGACCGAAACACTCGATTATGTGACGAAACAACTCGTACATTCGAAACAACAAGCCCGCCATGTCGTTGGTCAAGTCAGTACAGTCAGTGGCGTCATGGAAGAACTTGCAGCCGGAAATGAAGAGATCGCTGCTTCGATGCGTGATCAACAGGCCTCGTTCGAACAGATTCATCAATTGATGCAAGAACTCGAATCGACGACGACGTCGCTTGACAGTCAGACACATCAATTTAAAATTTAA
- the deoC gene encoding deoxyribose-phosphate aldolase → MNLAGMIDHTALKPETSRAQIETLCKEALEYKFASVCVNPTYVALASELLKSDDDVKVCTVIGFPLGANTPEVKAFETKDAIQNGATEIDMVLNIGALKDGNLELVERDIRAVVEAANGTLVKVIFENCLLTKEEIKTAAELSVKAGANFVKTSTGFSTGGATVEDIRLMRETVGPDIGVKASGGVRDFEGAKAMIDAGASRIGASAGIAIVTGGTSDSDY, encoded by the coding sequence ATGAATTTAGCAGGAATGATCGACCATACGGCACTGAAGCCAGAAACATCACGTGCTCAAATCGAAACACTCTGTAAAGAAGCATTAGAATACAAATTCGCAAGCGTCTGCGTTAACCCGACATACGTCGCGTTAGCATCAGAACTCTTAAAGTCAGATGATGACGTGAAAGTATGTACAGTCATCGGGTTCCCACTTGGAGCAAACACGCCAGAAGTGAAAGCATTCGAAACAAAGGATGCCATTCAAAACGGTGCAACAGAAATCGATATGGTTTTAAACATCGGCGCACTAAAAGATGGAAATCTTGAGTTAGTAGAACGTGATATTCGTGCAGTTGTCGAAGCGGCGAACGGTACGCTCGTTAAAGTCATCTTTGAAAACTGTCTTCTTACAAAAGAAGAAATCAAAACAGCTGCTGAACTTTCAGTTAAAGCAGGTGCTAACTTTGTGAAAACATCAACTGGTTTCTCAACAGGTGGTGCAACAGTCGAAGATATCCGTCTCATGCGTGAGACAGTCGGTCCTGATATCGGTGTTAAAGCGTCTGGTGGCGTTCGTGACTTCGAAGGTGCAAAAGCAATGATCGATGCAGGTGCATCACGCATTGGGGCTTCAGCAGGAATCGCAATCGTTACTGGTGGTACGTCTGATAGCGACTACTAA
- a CDS encoding DedA family protein, with product MGHHWMESYGYIGIMMTLMFPFIPSEVPLAYAGYLVHTAQANLLFMVFLAVVSFVISQNLFFTIGQFGSERLLNRLFKWFRISETKMLQFQTQMETKGRYILLLSPMWRIGFAIGAGLTGVSRWTFTVVTTISFFLWSTLFIWGGKAVGHEWRKLHHLNHPIVWIGLGVLITIGYLIQKKRKAKKEI from the coding sequence ATGGGACACCACTGGATGGAATCATACGGTTATATCGGGATCATGATGACGCTCATGTTTCCATTCATACCGAGCGAAGTACCGCTCGCGTATGCAGGATATCTCGTGCATACGGCACAGGCGAATCTGCTATTCATGGTGTTCCTTGCTGTAGTAAGCTTCGTCATTAGTCAGAATCTTTTTTTTACGATTGGACAGTTCGGGAGTGAACGGTTATTGAATCGTTTATTCAAATGGTTTCGGATTTCGGAAACAAAAATGCTCCAGTTTCAGACGCAAATGGAGACGAAAGGACGCTATATTCTTCTTCTTTCTCCGATGTGGCGTATCGGATTTGCGATTGGTGCCGGTCTGACTGGTGTTTCACGCTGGACGTTTACCGTCGTGACGACGATTTCCTTTTTCCTCTGGTCGACGCTCTTCATTTGGGGCGGGAAAGCCGTCGGGCATGAATGGCGAAAATTGCATCACCTCAATCATCCGATAGTTTGGATTGGTTTAGGCGTGTTGATTACGATTGGCTATTTGATTCAGAAAAAGAGAAAAGCAAAAAAAGAGATCTAA
- a CDS encoding murein hydrolase activator EnvC family protein — MKRPFGKSLGLSLMTLTLLASPLMTTIPVDAASSYREKQQQNQQQQSKQREALSQKKNQLSKAQQQVYALDQQINGLTLQVVENQKKIDENTKQIARLEDKIEKLQKKIKKQEKMLGDRLAVRQSKADNAPLLEAVFGAKDVGDMISRFNAFNTIAESDASLLKDYESNKKELAAAKEELKQTRQDLIEDRNVLKKKQRELKQEKQKRTALLKRLTSQKKKIESSILSLKEASAQLKAQEEAEKAAARAAKAAAAKAAKQSAVPASVSKASTKVISKAKGKFIKPAQGSVSQGMGAASGSNGYAYHNGTDFAGPLNSPIVASANGTVILASSGGPYGNHVYISHNIDGKTYTTVYAHMNALNVKQGQQVKQGQQIGVLGSTGNSTGPHLHFEIHDGGYQYDANGRTNELDPESFF, encoded by the coding sequence ATGAAACGACCTTTCGGAAAGTCACTCGGGCTATCGCTCATGACACTCACTTTACTCGCAAGTCCGCTCATGACGACAATTCCCGTCGACGCAGCAAGTTCATATAGAGAAAAGCAACAACAAAACCAGCAACAACAATCGAAGCAACGCGAGGCGTTGTCTCAAAAAAAGAATCAATTATCTAAAGCACAGCAACAAGTCTACGCCCTGGATCAACAGATTAATGGGCTGACATTACAAGTCGTCGAGAATCAAAAGAAAATCGACGAAAACACGAAACAGATTGCTCGATTAGAAGATAAAATCGAGAAGTTACAAAAGAAAATCAAGAAACAAGAAAAAATGCTCGGTGATCGTCTAGCGGTCCGTCAGTCGAAAGCCGATAACGCTCCGCTGCTTGAGGCCGTCTTCGGCGCAAAAGATGTCGGTGATATGATTAGCCGTTTCAATGCCTTCAATACAATCGCGGAAAGCGATGCTTCTTTATTAAAAGATTACGAATCAAACAAAAAGGAATTGGCAGCTGCGAAAGAAGAACTGAAGCAGACACGCCAAGACTTGATTGAAGATCGTAATGTTTTAAAAAAGAAACAACGTGAATTAAAACAAGAAAAACAAAAGCGAACAGCACTTCTGAAACGTCTGACGTCGCAAAAGAAAAAAATCGAATCCAGTATCCTTAGCCTGAAAGAGGCATCGGCCCAACTGAAGGCACAGGAAGAGGCAGAAAAAGCTGCAGCACGTGCCGCGAAAGCAGCTGCAGCAAAAGCTGCAAAACAATCGGCAGTGCCAGCATCTGTTAGCAAGGCCAGCACGAAAGTCATCTCAAAAGCAAAAGGTAAATTCATCAAACCTGCTCAAGGCTCTGTTTCGCAAGGAATGGGTGCAGCGAGCGGAAGTAATGGTTATGCGTACCACAATGGAACCGACTTCGCTGGTCCACTCAACTCGCCAATCGTTGCGTCTGCAAATGGAACAGTCATCTTAGCAAGTTCCGGTGGTCCTTACGGCAACCACGTCTATATCTCTCATAATATCGACGGAAAAACGTATACGACCGTGTATGCCCATATGAATGCCTTGAACGTTAAACAGGGACAACAAGTCAAACAAGGACAGCAAATCGGTGTTCTCGGAAGCACCGGTAACTCGACTGGTCCACACTTGCATTTTGAAATCCACGATGGTGGATACCAGTATGATGCGAATGGACGGACGAATGAGCTCGACCCAGAAAGCTTCTTCTAA